The following coding sequences lie in one Anomaloglossus baeobatrachus isolate aAnoBae1 chromosome 7, aAnoBae1.hap1, whole genome shotgun sequence genomic window:
- the LOC142245752 gene encoding uncharacterized protein LOC142245752 has translation MSSSGSPPFGSQTEVAETSQEMLPEEDGRGGEIHGAGGQSASTSRAHDRAPPRPSQGRRRGGGGHTASQRAPDSDGEEAGFINIDLLIDEVREREPLWNMADRRHADTIVTRRLWDEVCHAAVEGWGELNSRGQKKQRDKLQKRWRSIRDRFKKELNQEMQAPSGSGGRRSKYRYFRALSFLRTTMVCRSTVCSTQEPASNPTGAIPEQSATGEHTHRPHPSEPSLPSTSVPSTCAGASRETSLPEAAGDEIAFPLPHPSDTAALSRTPLGSGRQRHRGQEKSYAPEFLHLNAAFQNAIQLLSEQNRASFSFINANMEKNTHELCTRLDRLHLDASKSPNHCFFQAVLERMEKLSLDQQMHVMQATRQALAQVDSQPPPPTPPPAPAPPPAIVPTPSAAQYQPAAQYQPAAQYQPAAQYQPAAQYQLPTTSAPTLPTHYHISPSTPVMTPTQATNSPATSSVSQSLHSTPQSLPNPIPSPGFPLGFSTTPSPSVTSPPPPPTPLSTLNTPTVRVFPPVSPSSTISTPSPRYTNL, from the exons atgtcgtcttctggtagcccgcccttcggttcacaaactgag gtggccgaaacatcacaggagatgctgccagaagaggacggaaggggtggagaaatacacggagcgggcggtcagagt gcttcaacttctagggctcacgatagagctcccccaagaccgtcccagggtcgtcgtcgaggtggcggtggtcatact gcatcacagcgtgctcccgattctgacggtgaggaggccggatttatcaacatcgacctcctcatcgatgaagttagagagagggagccgctgtggaacatggctgaccgccgccacgctgatactatcgtaacccgtcgactctgggacgaggtatgccacgcagcggtagaaggttggggggagctcaattctcgtggccagaagaaacagc gtgacaaactacaaaagcggtggcggtctatcagggatcgcttcaaaaaggagttaaatcaagagatgcaggccccgagtggatccggaggacgcagatcgaagtaccgttactttagagcgttgtcgttcctccggacaactatggtgtgcagaag caccgtctgcagcactcaggagcctgcatcgaacccgacaggagcgatccctgaacagtccgccactggtgaacacacgcacagaccccacccatctgaaccttcccttccatctacatctgtcccatccacctgcgctggagcttcccgtgagacttcattacctgaagctgctggtgatgagatagcttttcccctaccccacccctctgacactgctgccctcagtagaacacctttgggttctgggcgtcagcgtcataggggtcaggaaaagagctatgcgcccgagttcttgcatctaaatgcagccttccagaacgccattcaattattatcagaacaaaatcgtgcatcttttagcttcataaatgccaatatggaaaaaaatacacacgaattgtgcacgcgtctggacaggctgcatttagatgcaagtaaatcacccaatcattgtttttttcaagccgtactagagcgcatggaaaagctatctcttgaccagcagatgcatgtaatgcaagccacacggcaggctctggcgcaggttgactcccaaccacctccacccacccctcctccagcacctgccccccctccagccattgtccctactccctctgctgcccagtaccagcctgctgcccagtaccagcctgctgcccagtaccagcctgctgcccagtaccagcctgctgcccagtaccagctcccaaccacatctgcccctacacttcctacccactaccacatctcgccttccacacccgtcatgaccccaactcaagccactaattcacccgccacctcttctgtctcccaatccctccactccacccctcaatccttaccaaatcccatcccatctcctggtttccctcttggtttctcaaccacaccttcaccttctgttacttccccaccaccaccaccaacaccactttccaccctcaatactccaactgtgcgtgtgttcccacctgtcagcccctccagtactatctccaccccaagccccagatataccaatttataa